In one window of Caldisericota bacterium DNA:
- the nth gene encoding endonuclease III, translating to DPFRVLISTILSLRTKDKTTISASKKLFIVADSPKKILKLNRKEIEKLIYPVGFYHRKAEQILKISEILITDYNGKVPNKINDLLRLPGVGRKTANLVLNEGFGKLAICVDTHVHRISNRLNLVKTSEPEETEFALQKILPKKHWIVFNALLVTLGQNICTPVSPKCSLCPIEKYCPRIGVDKHR from the coding sequence GATCCCTTTAGAGTGCTCATTTCAACAATACTTAGTCTGCGTACCAAAGATAAAACTACAATTAGTGCAAGCAAAAAACTTTTTATTGTAGCAGATTCTCCAAAAAAAATATTAAAGCTTAACAGAAAAGAAATTGAAAAACTTATCTATCCTGTAGGTTTTTATCACAGAAAAGCAGAGCAAATCTTAAAGATATCCGAGATATTGATAACAGATTACAATGGAAAAGTGCCAAATAAAATAAATGATCTTTTAAGACTTCCAGGTGTAGGTAGAAAAACGGCAAATCTTGTACTCAATGAAGGGTTTGGCAAATTAGCTATCTGTGTAGATACACATGTACATAGAATTTCAAATCGTTTAAATCTTGTGAAAACAAGCGAACCAGAAGAAACAGAATTCGCCTTACAAAAAATTCTACCAAAAAAACACTGGATAGTTTTTAATGCACTTCTTGTCACTCTTGGTCAAAATATCTGCACTCCTGTATCCCCAAAATGTTCCCTCTGCCCTATAGAAAAATATTGTCCAAGGATAGGGGTCGATAAACACAGATAA